The Jiangella alba genome includes the window GGCTACCCGTCGCGCGAGTTCCTGGCCGCGCTGAACCCGGAGTTCGCCGGGTTCGTCGACGACAAGCTGGACCAGCCGATCGGCCAGCTCGGCGACCGCGCCGGCGGGCTGACGGCGCGGGCCGCGGCGTGGACGGGGCTGCCCGAGGGCATCGCGGTCGCCGTCGGCAACGTCGACGCGCACGTGACGGCGCCGGCCGCGCAGGCGGTCGAGCCGGGCCAGCTGGTCGCGATCATGGGCACGTCCACCTGCCACGTCATGAACGGCGACGTGCTGCGCGAGGTGCCGGGCATGTGCGGCGTCGTCGACGGCGGCATCATCGCGGGGCTGCAGGGCTACGAGGCCGGGCAGAGCGGCGTCGGCGACATCTTCGGCTGGTTCGTCGACAGCTCGGTCCCGGCGAGCTACGCCGCGGCGGCGGCCGAGCGCGGCCAGGGCGTCCACGAGTACCTCACCGAGTTGGCCGCCGCGCAGCGGGTCGGCGAACACGGGCTGGTCGCGCTGGACTGGCACAGCGGCAACCGCTCGGTGCTGGTCGACCACGAGCTGTCCGGCGTGGTCGTCGGCCAGACGCTGGCCACGAAGCCCGAGGACGTCTACCGCGCGCTGATCGAGGCGACGGCGTTCGGCACCCGCACCATCATCGAGACGTTCAACGCCTCCGGCGTGCCGGTGACCGAGCTGATCATCGCCGGCGGGCTGATGAAGAACCGGCTGCTCATGCAGATCTACGCCGACGTCACCGGGCTGGAGCTGAGCGTCATCGGGTCCGAGCAGGGCCCGGCGCTGGGCTCGGCCATCCACGCCGCCGTCGCCGCCGGCGCCTACCCCGACGTGCGGGCCGGCGCGGCCGCGATGGGCAACGTCGAGCGCGGCGTCTACCGGCCCGACCCGGACGACCAGAAGGCCTACGACGCGCTGTACGCCGAGTACGTCACGCTGCACGACCACTTCGGCCGCGGCGGCAACGACGTCATGCACCGGCTCCGGGCGCTCAAGCGTGCGGCGGTGGCCCGATGACCACCATCGACGAGCTGCGCCGCACGGTCTGCGACCTGCACGCCGAGCTGACCCGCAACGGCCTGGTCAGCTGGACGTCGGGCAACGTGTCGGGCCGGGTGCCGGGCGCCGACCTGTTCGTCATCAAGCCGTCCGGGGTGTCCTACGACGACCTCACGCCCGAGTCGATGGTCGTCTGCGACCTCGACGGCACGCCGGTCGACAGCGAGCTGTCGCCGTCCAGCGACACCGACGCGCACGCCTACGTCTACCGGAACCTGCCGGAGGTCGGCGGGCAGGTGCACACGCACTCGACCTACGCGACGGCGTGGGCCGCGCGGGCCGAGCCGATCCCGTGCGTCCTGACCGCGATGGCCGACGAGTTCGGCGGCGAGATCCCGGTCGGCCCGTTCGCGCTGATCGGCGACGACTCCATCGGCCGCGGCATCGTCGAGACGCTGAAGGGGCACCGATCGCCGGCCGTGCTCATGCAGAACCACGGCGTCTTCACCATCGGCAGGGACGCCCGCGCCGCCGTCAAGGCCGCGGTGATGTGCGAGGACGTCGCCCGGACCGTGCACGTGACGCGGCAGCTGGGCGAGCCGGTGCCGATCCCGGCCGAGGACATCGACCGGCTCTACGACCGCTACCAGAACGTCTACGGGCAGTGACGAGGAGATGACGATGGACGATGTGTTCGGTCAGCGCGAGATCTGGTTCCTGACCGGGAGCCAGGGGCTGTACGGCGAGGACACGCTGCGCCAGGTGGCCGAGCAGTCCCAGGAGGTCGCCCGCGCGCTCGACGTGGCGGACGACATCCCGGTGCGCGTGGTGTGGAAGCCGGTGCTCACCTCGGCCGACGCGATCCGCCGCGTCGCGCTCGAGGCGAACGCCGACGACGCCTGCGTGGGCCTGATCGCGTGGATGCACACGTTCTCGCCGGCGAAGATGTGGATCGCCGGGCTGGACGCGCTGCGCACGCCGCTGCTGCACCTGCACACGCAGGCGAACCGGTCGCTGCCCTGGGCCGAGCTGGACATGGACTTCATGAACCTGAACCAGGCCGCGCACGGCGACCGCGAGTTCGGCTACATCCAGGCCCGCCTCGGCGTCGCCCGCTCGACCGTCGCCGGGCACGTCAGCGACCCCGCCGTCGTCCGCCGCGTCGCCGACTGGGTGCGCGCCGCCGTCGGCTACGCCGAGGTGCACGCGCTGCGGCTGGCCCGGTTCGGCGACAACATGCGCGACGTCGCCGTCACCGAGGGCGACAAGGTCGAGGCGCAGCTGCGCCTGGGCGTCTCGGTCAACACGTACGGCGTCAACGACCTGGTCGCGGTGGTCGACGCCGCCACCGACGCCGAGGTCGACGCGCTGGTGGCGGAGTACGACGACGCCTACGACCTGGTGCCGGACCTGCGCAAGGACGGCGACCGGCGCGAGTCGCTGCGCTACGCCGCCCGCATCGAGGCGGGGCTGCGCACGTTCCTCACCGACGGCGGGTTCCGTGCGTTCACGACGAACTTCGAGGATCTCGGCGGGCTGCGCCAGCTGCCCGGCCTGGCCGTGCAGCGGCTGATGGCCGACGGCTACGGCTTCGGCGGCGAGGGCGACTGGAAGACGTCGGTGCTGCTGCGGACGGTGAAGTCGATGGCCGCCGGGCTGCCGGGCGGCACGTCGTTCATGGAGGACTACACGTACCACTTCGGGCCCGGCGAGCCGAAGATCCTCGGCGCGCACATGCTGGAGGTCTGCCCGTCCATCGCGGCGGCGACGCCGTCGTGCGAGATCCACCCGCTGGGCATCGGCGGGCGCGAGGACCCGGTCCGGCTGGTGTTCGACGCCGCGCCCGGCCCGGCCGTCGTGGTCGGCATGGCCGACGTCGGCGAGCGGCTGCGACTGGTGGCCAACGAGATCGACGTCGTGCCGCCGGACGAGCCGCTGCCGAACCTGCCGGTGGCGCGGGCCGTGTGGAAGCCGCGGCCGGACCTGTCGACGTCCGCCGAGGCGTGGCTGACCGCCGGCGGGCCGCACCACACCGTGCTGTCGCAGGCGGTGGGGCCGGAGGTCCTCGAGTTGTTCGCCGACATGGTCCGCACCGAACTGCTGGTCATCGACGCCGGCACGACGAGCCGCCAGTTCACCAAGGAGCTGCGCTGGAACCAGGCCTACCACCGGCTGGCCCAGGGCTTCTGACCCACCCCACGTGTTGACGCTTCTATGTCAAGCTGCTGGTTGTTGGCGGGTCAGCGGCGGAAGTCGTCGTGGAGCTTGCGGAGGATGGCGTCGGTGAGGTGGCGTTTGAGCACGCGTAGGGCGCCGCGTGTGCCCTTGGTGTCGGTGTGTTTGGCGATCAGTTTCTGGGCGTCGGGGTGGTTGCGGGCCTGGGTTCTGGCGACGGTGTGGATGGCCTTGTTGAGGCGCCGGTTTGAACCGCCCCGGGATGTCCGGACACTTCGGATCGTGTCTCTACCCGGTCGGGATGAGACGGTTTCGTGCAGCGTAGTGTGCGGCTTCGACTTCGATCGGTGTGAGGTCGTCGATGGATTCGTGGGTTCGCTCTTGGTTGAACCAGTGGACCCAGTTGAGGGTTTCGAACTCGACGTGCTCGACGTCGCGCCAGGGTCCCTCGTGGCGGATCAGCTCAGTCTTGTAGGCGCCGATCTGGGACTCGGCCATGGCGTTGTCGTAGGCGTCACCCACCGAACCTACCGATGCGTCCACGCCGGCCTGCAGTAGCCGGGTGGTGAAGGCGAACGAGGTGTACTGGGAGCCGGCGTCGGTGTGGTGGACCAGGCCGGACAGGTCGGTGATGCCGGCCTGGCGGCGTGACCAGATGGCGTGTTCGAGGGTGTCGAGCACGAGTTGCGTGCTCATGCTGGTTGCTGCTCGCCAGCCGACGATCATCCGGGAGAACACGTCGAAGATGAACGCGACGTAGACGGTGCCGGACCAGGTCGCGACGTAGGTGAAGTCGGCCACCCACAGCTGGTTCGGGCAGGTGGCGGTGAAGTCGCGATCGACCAGATCGGCTGCTCGGGCGTCCTTCGGGTCAGGGATCGTTGTCCGCGTTCGCTGGCCCCTCAGCGCGCCCTGCCAGCCGTTTGCTGTCATCAGCCGCTCGATCGTGCACCGAGCCACGTCATGGCCGGCTCGGCGCAGGTGCAGCCACATCTTGCGGGCACCGAACCGGGCGACGAACCGCTGCTCACGCGCCGCGGCGATCAGTTCGATGATCTGCGTGTCGCGCAGCGCCCGCTTCGACGGCTCACGGCTGCGGACCTCGTAGTAGGTGGACGGGGCGATCTTGATCCCGTGCTCGGACAGCACGCGGCAGATCGGCTCGACCCCGAACTCCTCACGGTGTTCGTCGACGAACGCCGTCAGAACCTGGACGGGCGGTCGAGCTCCGCCGCGAAGAAAGCCGACGCACTCTTGAGGATCTCGTTCGCCCGGCGCAGCTCGGCCACCTCGCGCTTGAGCTCCCGGATCTCCGCCAGCTCCTGTGTGGTCCTGCCCGGCCGGGAACCGCCATCGACCTCGGCCTGACGGACCCACTTACGCAACGTCTCGGCCGACCCGATCCCGAGCTTGCCCGCGATCGTGCGGATCGCCTCGAACTCACTCGAGAACTGCCCCTGCTCCATCGACTCCGCTACCGCCCGGACCGCCCGCTCACGAAGCTCACGCGGGTACTTGCTGGGACGCGCCATGACCTCATCCTCCAACTAATGAAGTCTCCGGACATCCCGGGGCGGTTCAGTTCCCGCCGCGGTCGAGTCGGTGGCGTTCGGTGTCGGAGCTCCAGACCGGGATGGGGGCGGTGCCGGCCAGTCGGGCCAGCGCGGCGCCGTTGCGCACCCGGGTGGGGTCGCCGAGCTCGGCCAGGATGGTCGCGGCCACGACGGGTCCGACGCCGGGCACGGACAGCAGGTTCGGGCTCAGGCGCCGGGTGTGCTCGGACAGTTCGCGGGTGAGGGCGTTGATGTCGGCGGTGAGCCGTTGCAGGCGCTCGCAGTTGGCCAGCAGCACCCGCCGCAGCGTGCTGTCGGCGAAGGTGGCCAGCCGTGCGGCCACCTCGCGCACGGCCTTGAGGGTGATCAGCGAGACGGGTTCCAGACCGGGGGCCAGTTCGTGCAGCCGCCAGCGCATCTGGTTGATCAGCCGGGTCCGCTCGGCGACCAGAGCGTCACGCTCGTCGACCAGTGGCGCCACCTCCTGCCCGGGCTCGTCGCCACGGTGTCGGGTCAGGTAGCGCGCGTTGTCTGGGTTGTGTGCGGCCTTCGCGACGGCGAGGGCGTCGAGCGGGTCGGACTTGCCGCGCGGGCCGGTGTGGTGGCGCTCGGCCACCATCAACCGGACCGGCACCCACACCACCATCTGCCCGGCCGCGACGAGCGCGGTGGCCAGCCGCCGGGCCAGGCCACGGCCATCCTCGACCGCCCACACCACGTCCTGCCCGGCGGCGTGCCGACCGGCCCAGGACAGCAGCGCGGCGACGCTGGCCGGGTCGTCGGGCACCCTCAACGCCTGACCCACCCGCCGGCCGGTGTCGTCGATGATCACCGCGGTGTGGGTCTGCTTGTGCGGGTCGATCCCCACTGTCACCATGAGAGGCGTCCGTTTCTGCTCGCAAGCCTGTGACGGGCAACGTGTCGCGAGGGCCCGGACCGGGTGGACGAATCTCTCTTGGGGCGCTCACCCCAGGCTTCTATCAAGTCACTCCCGGCCGGGCCCTCGCCCCTTGCGAGCACCATGGACAGGTCAACACCAAGCCACCGGCCACAAGCCGGGACAGATCATGGATGAGTCACCCGACGCCCGCACCGGCATCCCACCCCGTCGAGCAGCACCCGGCACACCGGATCCTGACAGAGAGATCATGGAGAAGGGTGGCTCTCCAGCCGCGGGGAAGCCGACCTTCTCCGTGATCAACACGGGCTGCGAGCGAGAGTGAGACGCCCGCCACATTTCATGTCAAATGTGGCATAGTACATCTCACGTTGTTACCGGGAACACCCGCTGACCTGGGCGTTCCCGATCCCCGTCAAGTGCCGATCTCGCAATGAAGGGAAGACGGAGCATGACAATCGAGAAGCCAGGCCTGAGCCGCCGCACGTTCGTGCGCGCCTCCGCCATCGGCGCGGCCATGGTCGCCGCGCCGACGGCCCTCCCCGCGGCCGCCGCCGCGGCCCAGTCCACCGGCGCGGCCGCCGCGACCGGTGCGGCCCCGTACGTCGGCGCCGGCAGCAACGCCCCGGTGCGGCCGTTCTGGCCGAACGACGTCGACCTGGGGCCGGGTCTGCTGCAGGAGAAGCGCGACCGGATGAAGGCGTTCCTGCAGACGTTCGACGAGCGGCGCTTCCTCGTGCTCTTCAACAACCAGGCCGGCCGGCCGAACCCGTCCGGCGTCTCGACGCCCGGCGGCTGGGAGGACGGCGGCCTGCTCAGCGGGCACTGGGCCGGCCACTACCTGAGCGCGCTCGCGCAGGCCTACGCCGACCAGGGCGAGCAGGTCTTCAAGACCAAGCTGGACTGGATGGTCACCGAGCTGGCCGCGTGCCAGGCCGCCATCACCGCGCGCATGGAGGTGCCGGACGAGGAGCCGGAGGAGCCCGAGGAGCCGGTCATCGGCCGCGTCCCGGGCCGGTTCGGCAACGGCCTGCGCCTCGGCGGCGGCAGTGCCGCCCAGCACGTGCGGCTGCCGCAGGAGGCGGTCTCGCAGCTGACCAACTTCACAGTCGCGACCTGGGTCAACCTCGGCGCCGCGCAGAGCTGGAGCCGGATCTTCGACTTCGGCACCGGCACCTCGGTGAACATGTTCCTGACCGCCCGCGCCAGCGGGAACCTGCCCCGGTTCGCCATCACCACCAGCGGCAGCGGCGGCGAGCAGCAGATCAACGGCACGGCGCAGATCCCGACCGGCCAGTGGGTGCACCTCGCCGTCACGCTGAACGGCACCGTCGGCACGCTGTACGTCAACGGCGCGGTCGCCGGGACGAACTCCAACCTGACGCTGAACCCGACCAACCTCGGTGTCCCGGGCAACGTGTGGATCGGCCGGTCGCAGTACGGCGACCCGATGCTCAACGCGACCATCGACGAGTTCCACATCTTCGACCGCGCGCTGTCGGCCGCCGAGGTGCAGTCGCTGCAGACCTCGGCCGCCGGCACGACCGGAGGCGGCAACATCGCCTGGTACCGCTGCGACGAGACCGAGGGCGCGACGCTGCAGGACTCGTCCCCCAACGGCCGCGCCGCGGGCATCGTGCCGGTGCCCAGCGACAACCAGCCGCTGTGGAAGCCGGTCTACCCCGGCTACCTGGGCGCGATCCCGGAGGACGCGGTCATCCGCCTGGCGCCGCCACGGTTCGCCGTCTACGGCAGCAACCTCAGCACCAACGTGTGGGCGCCCTGGTACACGCAGCACAAGATCATGCGCGGCCTGCTCGACGCGTACTACCTGGCCGGCAACCAGACCGCCCTCGACGTCGTCACGAAGATGGCGAACTGGGCGCACCTCGCGCTGACCGTCGGCGACAAGACCCACCCGCAGTACACCGGGCCGATCACCCGCAGCGACCTCAACTACATGTGGGACACCTACATCGCCGGCGAGCTCGGCGGCGCCAACGAGATCTTTCCGGAGATCTACGCGCTGACCGGTGACGAGCAGCACCTCGAGACCGCCAAGCTCTTCGACAACCGCGAGTCGCTGTTCGACGCGGCGGTCGAGGACCGCGACATCCTGGTGGTGACGAACCCGAGCCAGATCGGCCGCCGCCGGCCGGCCCGGCTGCACGTCAACATGCACGTGCCGAACTTCACCGGGTACCTGCGGATCTTCGAGCAGACCGGCGACCAGGACTACTTCGACGCGGCGAAGCACTTCTTCACCTGGATCGTCCCGCACCGCATGTTCAGCCACGGCGGCACCGGCGGCAACTACCCGGGCTCGAACAACAACATCGAGATGTTCCAGAACCGGGACAACGTCGCCAACGCGATCGCCCAGGGCGGCGCGGAGACGTGCTCGATCTACAACGTGTCCAAGCTGGCCCGGAACCTGTTCTTCCACACCCAGGACCCGGCGTACATGGACTACTACGAGCGGGCCGTCTTCAACCAGATCGCCGGTTCGCGGGCCGACACGACGACGACCAGCAACCCGCAGGTGACCTACTTCCAGCCGCTGACGCCCGGCGCGAACCGGTCGTACGGCAACTCCGGCACGTGCTGCGGTGGCACCGGCGTCGAGAACCACACGAAGTACCAGGACACCGTGTACTTCAAGTCCGCCGACGGCTCGGCGCTCTGGGTGAACCTGTTCGTGCCGTCGACCGTGACCTGGGCGGAGAAGAACCTCGTCGTCTCGCAGGAGACGGCCTTCCCGCGTCAGGACAGCACCCGGATCACCGTCCAGAGCGGCGGCGGCCTGTTCGACCTCAAGCTGCGTATCCCGGCCTGGGCGACGACCGGCTACACCATCCGGGTCAACGGCCGGCCGGCGCCGATGCAGCCGGCCGACCCGGGCACCTACGCGACGATCCGCCGCACCTGGCGGCCCGGTGACGTCGTGGACGTGACGCTGCCGTTCAGCATCAGGATCGAGCGGGCCATCGACCGGCCGGACACCCAGTCGATCATGTGGGGCCCGCTGCTGATGCCGATCCTCGGCAACCCGGGCGGCGGCACGTACCGCGAGCTGACGCTGTACTCGCAGCTCAAGCTGGACGGCGACTACTCGCGCGCGGCGATCACCTCGGCCGGCACCAGCCCGGCGGGTGACCAGCTGTTCACCACGCACGGGTTCGCCCTGCGCCCGTGGTACGTCGGCGACACCCAGGCGCACTCGGCGTACTTCCGCCGGGTGGAGCCGTCGATCGTGTTCGGCGGGGTCGACACCGGCGTCCCGAACGTCAAGCGCAACGACGGCCTGCCGCACTACGACGTCCCGGTCACCGGCATCCCGCAGCCGGGCACCGACGGCCTGACCTTCCTGGACGTCGTGTGGGACCACGCGCCGTTCAAGAACCACGGCGCCTTCGTCTCGACGGTCGCCCGGACCGCCGAGGAGTTCGTCGCGAAGGGCCTGCTGACCGACGAGCAGAAGGACACGGTGGTCTCGGCCGCGGCGAACGCCCGGACCGAACTGGCAGTCTGACGCTCACCCCGCCCGCCGGCCGGTCCACGTGACCGGCCGGCGGGTACCACCGCACCGGAGGACGGCGCCCGTGATCGACGACTTCAGGCCGATGGAGCTGTGGGAGCCCGAGACCCGGCGCGACCCGCACGCTTTCTACGCCCGCGTGCGCGCCGCCGGCACGCCGATCCCGCAGTACGACCCGGCCGGCAACCGGTTCTGGATCGTCGCGCGGCACGCCGACGTGCTGGCCGGCTTGCAGCACCCGGACATCGGCCACGAGGTGCACCGGCACCAGGAGCCGGACCTGTCGCCGTCGCCGTACCCGCCCAGCGAGACCGAGCGGATCTCGTCCCGCCAGCTCATCGCCCTGGACCCGCCCGACCACACCCGGCTGCGGCGGCTGGTCAGCACCGCGTTCACCGCCCGCACGGTGGCCCGCCTGGAGGACTGGATCGCCGGCGTCGCGGCCGAGCTCGTCGCGCACGTGCGCACGCTGGGCCGGTTCGATGCCGTCACCGACCTCGCCGACCCGCTGCCCGTCAACGT containing:
- the araA gene encoding L-arabinose isomerase, producing MDDVFGQREIWFLTGSQGLYGEDTLRQVAEQSQEVARALDVADDIPVRVVWKPVLTSADAIRRVALEANADDACVGLIAWMHTFSPAKMWIAGLDALRTPLLHLHTQANRSLPWAELDMDFMNLNQAAHGDREFGYIQARLGVARSTVAGHVSDPAVVRRVADWVRAAVGYAEVHALRLARFGDNMRDVAVTEGDKVEAQLRLGVSVNTYGVNDLVAVVDAATDAEVDALVAEYDDAYDLVPDLRKDGDRRESLRYAARIEAGLRTFLTDGGFRAFTTNFEDLGGLRQLPGLAVQRLMADGYGFGGEGDWKTSVLLRTVKSMAAGLPGGTSFMEDYTYHFGPGEPKILGAHMLEVCPSIAAATPSCEIHPLGIGGREDPVRLVFDAAPGPAVVVGMADVGERLRLVANEIDVVPPDEPLPNLPVARAVWKPRPDLSTSAEAWLTAGGPHHTVLSQAVGPEVLELFADMVRTELLVIDAGTTSRQFTKELRWNQAYHRLAQGF
- the araB gene encoding ribulokinase, translated to MSDNNDDAVAVGVDYGTLSGRAVVVRVSDGAELGSAVHAYAHGVVDSELPGTGEKLPPDWALQVPSDYIDVLRTAVPQALAAAGVDPANVIGIATDFTACTMVPTLADGTPLNERPEYAGRKHAYVKLWKHHAAQPHADRINALAAERGEPWLPRYGGLISSEWEFAKGLQLLEEDPEVYAATERWVEAADWIVWQLCGSYVRNACTAGYKGIRQDGGYPSREFLAALNPEFAGFVDDKLDQPIGQLGDRAGGLTARAAAWTGLPEGIAVAVGNVDAHVTAPAAQAVEPGQLVAIMGTSTCHVMNGDVLREVPGMCGVVDGGIIAGLQGYEAGQSGVGDIFGWFVDSSVPASYAAAAAERGQGVHEYLTELAAAQRVGEHGLVALDWHSGNRSVLVDHELSGVVVGQTLATKPEDVYRALIEATAFGTRTIIETFNASGVPVTELIIAGGLMKNRLLMQIYADVTGLELSVIGSEQGPALGSAIHAAVAAGAYPDVRAGAAAMGNVERGVYRPDPDDQKAYDALYAEYVTLHDHFGRGGNDVMHRLRALKRAAVAR
- a CDS encoding IS3 family transposase (programmed frameshift) yields the protein MARPSKYPRELRERAVRAVAESMEQGQFSSEFEAIRTIAGKLGIGSAETLRKWVRQAEVDGGSRPGRTTQELAEIRELKREVAELRRANEILKSASGFLRGGARPPVQVLTAFVDEHREEFGVEPICRVLSEHGIKIAPSTYYEVRSREPSKRALRDTQIIELIAAAREQRFVARFGARKMWLHLRRAGHDVARCTIERLMTANGWQGALRGQRTRTTIPDPKDARAADLVDRDFTATCPNQLWVADFTYVATWSGTVYVAFIFDVFSRMIVGWRAATSMSTQLVLDTLEHAIWSRRQAGITDLSGLVHHTDAGSQYTSFAFTTRLLQAGVDASVGSVGDAYDNAMAESQIGAYKTELIRHEGPWRDVEHVEFETLNWVHWFNQERTHESIDDLTPIEVEAAHYAARNRLIPTG
- a CDS encoding L-ribulose-5-phosphate 4-epimerase; translation: MTTIDELRRTVCDLHAELTRNGLVSWTSGNVSGRVPGADLFVIKPSGVSYDDLTPESMVVCDLDGTPVDSELSPSSDTDAHAYVYRNLPEVGGQVHTHSTYATAWAARAEPIPCVLTAMADEFGGEIPVGPFALIGDDSIGRGIVETLKGHRSPAVLMQNHGVFTIGRDARAAVKAAVMCEDVARTVHVTRQLGEPVPIPAEDIDRLYDRYQNVYGQ
- a CDS encoding IS110 family transposase; its protein translation is MVTVGIDPHKQTHTAVIIDDTGRRVGQALRVPDDPASVAALLSWAGRHAAGQDVVWAVEDGRGLARRLATALVAAGQMVVWVPVRLMVAERHHTGPRGKSDPLDALAVAKAAHNPDNARYLTRHRGDEPGQEVAPLVDERDALVAERTRLINQMRWRLHELAPGLEPVSLITLKAVREVAARLATFADSTLRRVLLANCERLQRLTADINALTRELSEHTRRLSPNLLSVPGVGPVVAATILAELGDPTRVRNGAALARLAGTAPIPVWSSDTERHRLDRGGN
- a CDS encoding beta-L-arabinofuranosidase domain-containing protein; translation: MTIEKPGLSRRTFVRASAIGAAMVAAPTALPAAAAAAQSTGAAAATGAAPYVGAGSNAPVRPFWPNDVDLGPGLLQEKRDRMKAFLQTFDERRFLVLFNNQAGRPNPSGVSTPGGWEDGGLLSGHWAGHYLSALAQAYADQGEQVFKTKLDWMVTELAACQAAITARMEVPDEEPEEPEEPVIGRVPGRFGNGLRLGGGSAAQHVRLPQEAVSQLTNFTVATWVNLGAAQSWSRIFDFGTGTSVNMFLTARASGNLPRFAITTSGSGGEQQINGTAQIPTGQWVHLAVTLNGTVGTLYVNGAVAGTNSNLTLNPTNLGVPGNVWIGRSQYGDPMLNATIDEFHIFDRALSAAEVQSLQTSAAGTTGGGNIAWYRCDETEGATLQDSSPNGRAAGIVPVPSDNQPLWKPVYPGYLGAIPEDAVIRLAPPRFAVYGSNLSTNVWAPWYTQHKIMRGLLDAYYLAGNQTALDVVTKMANWAHLALTVGDKTHPQYTGPITRSDLNYMWDTYIAGELGGANEIFPEIYALTGDEQHLETAKLFDNRESLFDAAVEDRDILVVTNPSQIGRRRPARLHVNMHVPNFTGYLRIFEQTGDQDYFDAAKHFFTWIVPHRMFSHGGTGGNYPGSNNNIEMFQNRDNVANAIAQGGAETCSIYNVSKLARNLFFHTQDPAYMDYYERAVFNQIAGSRADTTTTSNPQVTYFQPLTPGANRSYGNSGTCCGGTGVENHTKYQDTVYFKSADGSALWVNLFVPSTVTWAEKNLVVSQETAFPRQDSTRITVQSGGGLFDLKLRIPAWATTGYTIRVNGRPAPMQPADPGTYATIRRTWRPGDVVDVTLPFSIRIERAIDRPDTQSIMWGPLLMPILGNPGGGTYRELTLYSQLKLDGDYSRAAITSAGTSPAGDQLFTTHGFALRPWYVGDTQAHSAYFRRVEPSIVFGGVDTGVPNVKRNDGLPHYDVPVTGIPQPGTDGLTFLDVVWDHAPFKNHGAFVSTVARTAEEFVAKGLLTDEQKDTVVSAAANARTELAV